In Primulina eburnea isolate SZY01 chromosome 3, ASM2296580v1, whole genome shotgun sequence, one DNA window encodes the following:
- the LOC140826549 gene encoding SWI/SNF complex component SNF12 homolog: protein MSANSGNPPKNVGASPPFMNSFPVNPSGQQQVSPGFPGQFQLSQLSATQIQAIAQAQSKAQAQAAHAQFQAQLQAAQGIAFNQAHAGGISNMGSPSPSISGAGSAGAKWFSQKPPVRPTFSPPTYSPSPMRPMDAAAAAARKKKQKLPEKQLQERVAAILPESALYTQLLEFESRVDAALTRKKIDIQEALKTPPCIQKMLRIYVFNTYANQIRTIPKKPNAESPTWTLNIVGRIVEEGMDPEQTALMQPSPVNPKFSSFFKRVTITLDQKLYPDNHLIIWDSARSPAPHEGFEVKRKGDQEFTASIRLEINYVPEKYKLAPALVDVLGIEVDTRARIMAAVWHYVKARKLQCPDDPSSFNCDPPLRKVFGETRTKFTTVAQRITQHLFPPQPIHLEHRIKLSGNTPVGTACYDVLVDVPFPIQRELHALLANTEKTKEIDGCDEAICAAIRKIHEHRRRRAFFLGFSQSPIEFINKLIDSQNRDLKLVTGEASRNAEKERGSDFYSQPWVEDAVIRYLNRKPPADVPAST, encoded by the exons ATGTCAGCAAATAGCGGTAACCCACCAAAGAATGTTGGAGCTTCACCTCCCTTTATGAATTCTTTTCCCGTGAATCCATCTGGTCAGCAACAAGTGTCACCAGGCTTTCCAGGTCAGTTTCAGCTGTCCCAGCTTTCTGCAACTCAGATCCAAGCCATTGCTCAGGCCCAGTCAAAGGCTCAGGCCCAAGCAGCTCACGCGCAATTCCAAGCCCAGTTGCAAGCTGCTCAGGGCATTGCATTTAACCAGGCTCATGCTGGAGGGATTTCAAACATGGGCTCACCATCACCTTCTATTTCGGGAGCTGGAAGTGCCGGTGCCAAATGGTTTTCCCAAAAACCACCTGTGCGACCAACCTTCTCCCCCCCGACTTACTCGCCCTCTCCTATGAGGCCAATggatgctgctgctgctgctgctcgCAAGAAAAAGCAGAAGCTCCCTGAGAAACAGTTACAAGAAAGAGTTGCAGCCATTTTACCTGAATCGGCTCTTTACACTCAACTCTTGGAGTTTGAGTCTCGTGTGGATGCTGCTTTGACAAGGAAGAAAATTGATATCCAAGAGGCTCTCAAGACCCCTCCCTGTATTCAGAAAATGCTCCGTATTTATGTGTTTAACACTTATGCCAATCAGATTCGCACAATTCCAAAGAAGCCAAATGCGGAGTCACCTACGTGGACCCTTAATATAGTAGGGAGGATTGTGGAGGAGGGAATGGATCCTGAACAAACTGCCCTCATGCAACCCAGCCCTGTGAATCCAAAGTTCTCTTCATTTTTTAAAAGAGTTACTATCACATTAGACCAGAAACTATATCCTGACAATCATTTAATCATATGGGACAGCGCTAGATCACCTGCTCCTCACGAAGGCTTCGAAGTCAAAAGAAAAGGGGACCAAGAATTTACTGCGAGCATACGGCTAGAGATAAATTATGTGCCTGAGAAGTATAAGCTAGCACCAGCACTTGTTGATGTCTTAGGTATTGAGGTTGATACCCGCGCAAGAATAATGGCTGCAGTCTGGCACTATGTTAAGGCTAGAAAATTGCAGTGCCCAGATGACCCATCTTCTTTCAATTGTGATCCACCCCTTCGGAAAGTATTTGGCGAAACCAGGACCAAGTTCACTACGGTTGCGCAAAGAATTACACAGCACCTTTTTCCTCCACAGCCCATACATTTAGAGCACAGAATAAAACTGTCAGGAAATACTCCTGTTGGGACTGCATGTTATGATGTGCTAGTTGATGTACCCTTCCCAATTCAGAGAGAATTGCATGCTTTATTAGCCAATACCGAAAAAACCAAAGAGATTGATGGCTGTGATGAAGCAATTTGTGCTGCTATAAGAAAGATCCATGAGCACCGGCGAAGACGAGCATTTTTTCTTGGATTTAGCCAGTCTCCGATTGAGTTTATTAATAAACTTATTGATTCTCAAAACAGGGATCTTAAGCTTGTTACTGGTGAAGCAAGTCGCAATGCAGAAAAAGAGCGTGGATCAGATTTCTACAGCCAACCTTG GGTTGAAGATGCTGTCATTCGGTACTTGAACCGAAAGCCACCAGCAGACGTTCCCGCAAGCACTTGA